The Lysobacter sp. genome includes a window with the following:
- a CDS encoding ABC transporter ATP-binding protein: MLHMQGVTKVYRTELVETHALRALDLHVRDGEFVAVTGPSGSGKTTFLNIAGLLEEFTSGTYLLDGEDVSKLGDDARSKLRNRKIGFIFQSFNLIPDLNLFDNVDAPLRYRGMSAADRRKRIEESLARVGLGSRMKHYPSELSGGQQQRAAIARALAGSPRLLLADEPTGNLDSQMARSVMELLEEINGQGTTIIMVTHDPELAARAQRNVHIVDGMVTDLRSDGSLLRAPGTQTSTTAD, translated from the coding sequence ATGCTGCACATGCAAGGCGTCACCAAGGTCTATCGCACCGAACTGGTCGAAACCCATGCGCTGCGTGCGCTCGACCTGCATGTGCGCGATGGCGAGTTCGTCGCGGTCACCGGACCGTCGGGTTCGGGCAAGACCACGTTCCTCAATATCGCCGGCCTGCTCGAAGAATTCACCAGCGGCACGTATCTGCTCGATGGCGAAGACGTGAGCAAGCTCGGCGACGACGCCCGCTCGAAGCTGCGCAACCGCAAGATCGGTTTCATCTTCCAGAGTTTCAATCTGATTCCCGATCTGAATCTGTTCGACAACGTCGACGCGCCGCTGCGCTATCGCGGGATGTCGGCGGCCGATCGCCGCAAGCGCATCGAGGAATCGCTGGCGCGGGTCGGGCTGGGTTCGCGCATGAAGCATTATCCGTCCGAACTCTCCGGCGGCCAGCAACAGCGCGCGGCGATCGCGCGCGCGCTGGCCGGCAGCCCGCGCCTGCTGCTCGCCGACGAACCCACCGGCAATCTCGATTCGCAGATGGCGCGCAGCGTGATGGAACTGCTGGAAGAGATCAACGGCCAGGGCACCACCATCATCATGGTCACCCACGACCCGGAACTCGCCGCGCGCGCGCAGCGCAACGTGCATATCGTCGACGGCATGGTCACCGACCTGCGCAGCGATGGCAGCCTGCTCCGCGCGCCGGGCACGCAGACTTCCACCACTGCCGACTGA
- a CDS encoding FtsX-like permease family protein yields the protein MLAYYVSLAIRSFKRNKVLTALMVLAIALGIGASMTTLTVFHVLSGNPIPQKSERLFYPRIDPESKRGYQPGNDPQSQMTRFDAEALLREKRGDRQAIMTAGAVAIEPDRNDLAPFIANARFTGADFFPMFDVPLAYGQAWTRGDDEARARVAVISSELNEKLFGGGNSVGKTIRLEQNAFKIIGVLKPWRLKPKFYDLTQSRFGSEEQVFIPFWTSRALDMSPNGNMNCWGGSDDQDQDKEGQYGLNAKCAWLQYWVELDSPAKATAYLQYLKNYSDQQRAAGRFERPTNVRLDDVMGWMDENGVVPQDVRLQGWLAFGFLFVCLVNTIGLLLAKFLRRSSEIGVRRALGATKRAIFVQYLIEAGVIGLAGGALGLCFALLGLWAVRQQPTDYAELAHLNSTMLLTAVGLSLVASLVAGLLPAWRACQIAPAIQLKSQ from the coding sequence ATGCTCGCCTACTACGTTTCGCTGGCGATCCGCAGCTTCAAGCGCAACAAGGTCCTGACCGCGCTGATGGTGCTGGCGATCGCGCTGGGCATCGGCGCCAGCATGACCACGCTGACGGTGTTCCACGTGCTGTCCGGCAATCCGATTCCGCAGAAGAGCGAACGACTCTTCTATCCGCGCATCGATCCGGAAAGCAAACGCGGTTACCAGCCGGGCAACGATCCGCAATCGCAGATGACGCGTTTCGACGCCGAAGCGTTGCTGCGGGAAAAGCGCGGCGACCGTCAGGCGATCATGACCGCTGGCGCGGTGGCGATCGAGCCCGACCGCAACGACCTGGCTCCGTTCATCGCGAATGCGCGATTCACCGGCGCGGACTTCTTTCCGATGTTCGATGTGCCCCTGGCCTACGGACAAGCCTGGACGCGTGGAGACGATGAGGCGCGGGCGCGGGTCGCGGTGATTTCCTCGGAGCTCAACGAAAAGCTGTTCGGCGGCGGCAACAGCGTCGGCAAGACGATCCGCCTGGAACAGAACGCGTTCAAGATCATCGGCGTGTTGAAGCCATGGCGCCTGAAGCCGAAGTTCTACGATCTGACCCAGAGCCGGTTCGGCAGCGAAGAACAGGTCTTCATTCCGTTCTGGACCTCGCGCGCGTTGGACATGTCGCCGAACGGCAATATGAACTGCTGGGGCGGCTCCGACGACCAGGACCAAGACAAGGAAGGCCAATACGGCCTCAATGCGAAGTGCGCCTGGCTGCAGTATTGGGTCGAACTGGATTCGCCCGCCAAGGCCACGGCCTATCTTCAGTACCTGAAGAATTATTCCGACCAGCAGCGCGCGGCCGGCCGATTCGAGCGCCCGACCAATGTGCGTCTCGACGACGTGATGGGATGGATGGACGAGAACGGCGTGGTGCCGCAGGACGTGCGCCTGCAGGGCTGGCTGGCTTTCGGATTCCTGTTCGTCTGCCTGGTCAATACGATCGGTCTGTTGCTGGCGAAATTCCTGCGGCGTTCGTCCGAGATCGGCGTGCGGCGCGCGCTCGGCGCGACCAAGCGCGCGATCTTCGTGCAGTACCTGATCGAAGCGGGCGTGATCGGTCTGGCCGGCGGCGCGCTCGGCCTGTGCTTCGCGCTGCTCGGTCTGTGGGCGGTACGCCAGCAGCCGACCGACTACGCCGAACTCGCGCATCTCAACAGCACGATGCTGCTGACTGCCGTGGGGCTGAGCCTGGTGGCAAGCCTGGTCGCAGGGTTGTTGCCGGCCTGGCGCGCGTGCCAGATCGCGCCGGCGATCCAGCTCAAATCGCAGTAA
- a CDS encoding HlyD family efflux transporter periplasmic adaptor subunit, protein MTIRDTSGQDHTLDVSPSAAKRRRWLVVGGIAVALAVAIGGVASSWRGGGRSVDTARVRIATVQRGDLVRDLSAEGRVISANSPTLYTIAAGTVTLRVVAGDVVKQGQTLAEIDSPELRSRLAQEAATLASLEAEASRAGLDGELIRANARKLLDQATIDQVAAQRDLERNRRAFEGGAVAQIDVARAQDSLKKADLSLAAARQESTLQGRGAGLDTRNKHLQADRQRSAVTELQRQVDALTLRAPFDGQVGQLMIAQRANVAANAAVLSLVDLSVFEVEIKVPESFARDLGIGIPAEVTSTSSTFAAAISAVSPEVVNGEVAARLRFTDKQPPGLRQNQRLSARIVLDTRRNVLNVERGAFLEQGGGRFAYVMDGNIAVKRALRTGVSSLGAVEILDGANVGDRIVVSGSDQFGDAERIRISGE, encoded by the coding sequence ATGACCATCCGCGACACCTCCGGCCAGGATCACACCCTCGACGTCTCGCCATCGGCCGCGAAACGACGCCGCTGGCTGGTGGTCGGCGGCATCGCGGTCGCGCTGGCGGTCGCCATCGGCGGCGTGGCCTCTTCGTGGCGCGGCGGTGGGCGCTCGGTCGATACCGCCCGGGTACGCATCGCGACGGTGCAACGCGGCGATCTGGTCCGCGATCTCTCCGCCGAGGGCCGCGTGATCTCCGCGAACAGCCCGACGCTCTACACCATCGCCGCCGGCACCGTGACCCTGCGCGTGGTCGCGGGCGACGTGGTGAAACAGGGGCAGACGCTCGCCGAGATCGACAGCCCCGAGCTGCGCAGCCGACTGGCGCAGGAAGCCGCCACCCTCGCGAGTCTGGAAGCGGAAGCCAGTCGCGCGGGCCTGGATGGCGAACTGATCCGCGCCAATGCCCGCAAGCTGCTGGATCAGGCGACGATCGACCAGGTCGCCGCGCAGCGCGACCTGGAGCGCAACCGCCGCGCGTTCGAGGGCGGCGCGGTCGCGCAGATCGATGTCGCCCGGGCCCAGGACTCGCTGAAGAAGGCCGACCTGAGTCTTGCCGCTGCGCGCCAGGAATCCACGCTGCAGGGGCGGGGCGCCGGGCTCGACACCCGCAACAAGCATCTGCAGGCCGACCGCCAGCGCTCGGCGGTGACCGAACTGCAGCGCCAGGTCGATGCCTTGACCCTGCGTGCGCCGTTCGACGGCCAGGTCGGCCAGCTGATGATCGCCCAGCGCGCCAACGTCGCCGCGAATGCCGCTGTGCTGAGTCTGGTCGACCTGTCGGTGTTCGAAGTCGAGATCAAGGTGCCGGAAAGTTTCGCGCGCGACCTGGGGATCGGCATTCCGGCTGAAGTGACCAGCACCAGCAGCACCTTCGCAGCGGCGATCTCGGCGGTGTCGCCGGAAGTGGTGAACGGCGAAGTGGCCGCGCGCCTGCGCTTCACCGACAAGCAGCCACCGGGCCTGCGCCAGAACCAGCGGCTCAGCGCACGGATCGTATTGGACACGCGCCGCAACGTGCTGAATGTGGAGCGCGGCGCGTTCCTGGAGCAGGGCGGCGGACGATTCGCCTACGTCATGGACGGCAACATCGCCGTGAAGCGCGCCTTGCGCACCGGCGTCAGCAGCCTCGGCGCCGTGGAAATCCTCGACGGCGCGAACGTCGGCGACCGCATCGTGGTCTCCGGCAGCGACCAGTTCGGCGATGCCGAACGCATCCGGATCTCAGGAGAATGA
- a CDS encoding FtsX-like permease family protein — MDIRPILSTLRRHKTASALIVIEIALSCAIVCNALFLIGTRLDRMARDTGMANDEIVRINTAGIGTDDNADAAVKTDLAALRAVPGVKYATSTNHVPFDSSSWNSSVSIKPDQQIPSMNAGVYLGDEQMLETFGLKIIAGRDFLPEEYVDMGKIKIGTSIPSAILTRAMAEKLFPGESALGKLLHDSWGEKPIKIVGVVESLIRPNDNGGPAEAQYSMLLPIRPTAGRFAIRTSPERREEVLKAAVAALEKVNRSRIIMDQGTFTDVIGEYYRQDKAMAWLLSAVCIALMVVTALGIVGLASFWVQQRTKQIGVRRALGATRSQILRYFQTENFLLASIGIVLGMLGAFGLNQLLMTYYELPRLPAMYLPVGAVALWMLGQIAVYGPAKRAAAVPPAVATRSV, encoded by the coding sequence ATGGACATCCGCCCCATCCTTTCCACGCTGCGCCGGCACAAGACCGCATCGGCATTGATCGTGATCGAAATCGCGCTCAGCTGCGCCATCGTCTGCAACGCACTGTTCCTGATCGGCACCCGCCTCGACCGCATGGCCCGCGACACCGGCATGGCCAACGACGAAATCGTGAGGATCAACACCGCCGGCATCGGCACCGACGACAATGCCGATGCGGCGGTGAAGACCGATCTGGCCGCGCTGCGCGCAGTGCCCGGGGTCAAATACGCGACCAGTACCAATCATGTCCCGTTCGACTCGTCGTCGTGGAACTCGTCGGTCAGCATCAAACCCGACCAGCAGATTCCCAGCATGAATGCCGGCGTCTACCTCGGCGACGAACAAATGCTGGAAACCTTCGGCCTGAAGATCATCGCCGGTCGCGACTTCCTGCCGGAAGAGTACGTCGACATGGGCAAGATCAAAATCGGCACGTCGATCCCGTCCGCCATCCTCACCCGCGCGATGGCGGAGAAACTCTTTCCCGGCGAAAGCGCGCTCGGAAAGCTGCTGCACGACAGCTGGGGCGAAAAGCCGATCAAGATCGTCGGCGTGGTCGAGTCGCTCATCCGTCCGAACGACAATGGCGGTCCCGCCGAAGCGCAATACTCCATGTTGCTGCCGATCCGCCCCACCGCAGGTCGCTTCGCGATCCGCACCAGCCCGGAACGCCGCGAGGAAGTGCTGAAGGCCGCAGTTGCCGCGCTGGAGAAGGTCAACCGCAGCCGCATCATCATGGACCAGGGGACGTTCACGGATGTGATCGGGGAATATTATCGACAGGACAAGGCGATGGCCTGGCTGCTGAGCGCGGTGTGCATCGCGCTGATGGTGGTCACCGCACTGGGCATCGTCGGTCTCGCCAGCTTCTGGGTGCAGCAGCGCACCAAGCAGATCGGCGTGCGGCGCGCGCTGGGCGCCACCCGCAGCCAGATCCTGCGCTATTTCCAGACCGAGAATTTCCTGCTGGCATCCATCGGCATCGTGCTGGGCATGCTCGGCGCCTTCGGCCTGAACCAGTTGCTGATGACGTATTACGAATTGCCGCGACTGCCGGCGATGTATCTGCCGGTGGGCGCGGTCGCACTGTGGATGCTGGGTCAGATCGCGGTCTACGGCCCGGCCAAGCGCGCGGCAGCGGTACCGCCGGCTGTCGCAACGCGCAGCGTGTGA